One region of Bombus affinis isolate iyBomAffi1 chromosome 5, iyBomAffi1.2, whole genome shotgun sequence genomic DNA includes:
- the LOC126916694 gene encoding venom carboxylesterase-6-like — protein sequence MELSVIALLLLGFVNFSWQNEQAPRVKTSLGDIRGYYKISRHGRKYEAYEGIPYAQPPVGNLRFKPPQPVQEWINELPAVEKGPVCTQHVVLSTPQNGDKVTGCEDCLYMNIYVPFRNGNESLLPVMFWIHGGAYQFGSGNKVNETLVMDRDVILVTFNYRLASFGFLSTGDSVVPGNMGLKDQNVALRWVHNHIRSFGGDPNQITIFGLSAGASSVHYHYLSRLSAGLFQRGISISGVALDPWAQTKYAPEKARRFAATLGCPTRNTKEMIDCLQTRPARILSQATGEVPDIYAPFGPVVDKYGPDPFITRSPIDIIVSGEAYDVPWISGVVSEEGLYISAAFVGNDQLLKQLNDDWDNIAPYLLDYNDTLPLNQHKEVAEKIRKYYLGSNPIDSNTSLSVTHMIGDRMFSVDFQKAAILKAKINKSPVWTYYYSYRSMHSCSEIVSGGSTKNFGVSHGDDAFLVLDTRISNVSRPNDLEMQQILLDFYTSFAIEGKPRTGDVQWQTLDPNEKEFQYLHIANPQNIKMETSSDFANINFWNTIDFNENKISGQE from the exons ATGGAACTATCAGTTATCGCTTTGCTCCTGCTGGGATTTGTGAACTTTTCGTGGCAGAATGAGCAGGCACCCAGAGTCAAGACGTCTCTTGGGGACATACGTGGATATTATAAGATTTCTCGACATGGTAGGAAATACGAGGCGTACGAAGGTATTCCCTATGCGCAACCGCCTGTTGGGAACCTTAGGTTCAAA CCACCGCAGCCCGTGCAAGAATGGATAAATGAGTTACCCGCTGTGGAGAAAGGTCCTGTTTGCACCCAACATGTTGTATTATCTACCCCTCAAAATGGAGACAAAGTTACGGGATGTGAGGATTGCttatatatgaatatttatgtaCCATTCAGGAATGGCAATGAATCCTTGTTACCAGTGATGTTTTGGATTCACGGAGGAGCTTATCAGTTTGGTAGCGGAAACAAAGTTAACGAAACGCTTGTAATGGACCGTGATGTTATCCTGGTCACGTTTAATTATCGTCTAGCATCCTTCG GTTTCCTTAGTACCGGCGACAGTGTAGTACCTGGAAATATGGGATTGAAAGATCAGAACGTCGCTTTGCGTTGGGTGCATAATCATATTAGAAGTTTCGGTGGCGATCCGAACCAAATAACTATTTTTGGTTTGAGTGCAGGTGCAAGCAGCGTCCATTATCATTATTTGTCACGCTTAAGTGCTGGTCTTTTCCAAA gaGGAATATCGATAAGTGGCGTGGCACTCGATCCTTGGGCACAGACAAAATATGCTCCTGAAAAGGCTAGAAGATTCGCAGCTACTTTAGGATGTCCAACACGTAATACAAAAGAAATGATCGATTGTCTCCAAACTCGCCCTGCGCGAATATTATCGCAAGCTACTGGCGAAGTG CCTGATATTTATGCACCTTTTGGACCAGTTGTTGACAAATATGGACCCGATCCTTTTATCACTCGTTCGCCAATCGATATTATCGTTAGTGGCGAAGCATACGATGTTCCCTGGATTTCTGGAGTAGTTAGTGAGGAAGGATTATACATCTCTGCCG CATTCGTTGGTAATGATCAACTGTTGAAGCAGTTGAACGATGACTGGGATAATATTGCGCCATATTTGCTTGACTATAACGATACTCTTCCTCTTAATCAACATAAAGAGGTTGCGGAAAAAATTAGGAAGTATTATTTGGGATCTAATCCTATTGACAGTAACACATCATTGTCGGTGACACATATGATAGGTGATCGGATGTTCAGCGTTGACTTTCAGAAAGCTGCCATTTTGAAAGCGAAAATTAACAAAAGTCCGGTGTGGACTTATTACTACAGTTACAGATCTATGCATAGTTGTAGTGAAATTGTGAGTGGTGGTTCTACCAAGAACTTTG GGGTAAGCCATGGAGATGATGCATTTCTTGTGCTTGATACTAGAATTTCAAACGTTTCGAGGCCGAATGATTTGGAAATGCAACAAATATTGCTCGATTTTTACACGTCATTTGCTATAGAGGG TAAACCACGTACCGGCGATGTTCAATGGCAAACATTAGATCCCAATGAAAAAGAATTTCAATATCTTCATATAGCTAATCCGCAAAACATAAAGATGGAAACTAGTAGCGACTTCGCGAACATAAACTTCTGGAATACGATCGATTTTAATGAAAACAAAATAAGTGGGCAGGAGTAA